A genome region from Candidatus Desulfatibia profunda includes the following:
- a CDS encoding DUF2065 domain-containing protein: MQFFLCVLGMVMVVEGLPYFAFPDKMKMLIQKVLEMPDSTIRKFGFVLMLMGVGLVYIGKS; encoded by the coding sequence ATGCAATTTTTCCTGTGTGTACTGGGGATGGTAATGGTAGTGGAAGGTCTTCCATATTTTGCATTTCCGGACAAAATGAAAATGTTGATCCAAAAGGTTCTTGAAATGCCTGACAGTACCATCCGAAAGTTCGGTTTCGTGCTGATGCTGATGGGGGTCGGACTCGTTTATATAGGAAAAAGCTGA
- the queA gene encoding tRNA preQ1(34) S-adenosylmethionine ribosyltransferase-isomerase QueA, giving the protein MFNLQDYDYMLPEELIAQRPAAQRDRSKLLYLHRQSGRRSHHQFYELYDLLSPSDTLVVNNTEVVPGRLFGNKDTGGKAEVLMLDYAGICRAKTDGEFVCRCLVRSSKRPRIGTSISFDQGLTAEVIDLQDDIFTLKFSFSGDFERILYRIGNVPLPPYIKRTQDDGDFNDRIFYQTVYASQKGAIAAPTAGLHFSTKLLEKLSEKGIGIVAITLHVSYGTFLPVRVADIREHRMHSERYHIAKESADVINRMKASGSRIVAVGTTCVRTLEYAADDKGRVACGSGNCDLFIHSGYRFKVIDVMITNFHLPRSTLLMLVSAFAGRDRVLEAYKEAIQKGYRFYSYGDAMLIA; this is encoded by the coding sequence ATGTTTAATCTACAAGATTACGATTATATGCTTCCCGAAGAGCTGATTGCGCAACGGCCGGCGGCGCAGCGAGACCGATCGAAGCTTCTTTATCTGCACCGACAATCCGGCCGCCGGTCCCATCATCAGTTTTACGAACTTTATGATCTTCTTTCCCCCTCGGACACACTGGTTGTCAATAATACCGAAGTGGTTCCGGGACGGCTGTTTGGAAACAAAGACACCGGGGGAAAAGCTGAAGTTCTGATGTTGGACTATGCCGGCATTTGCCGGGCAAAGACAGATGGCGAATTTGTTTGCCGGTGTCTGGTTAGAAGTTCAAAAAGACCCCGGATAGGAACATCAATTTCCTTTGATCAGGGCTTGACGGCTGAAGTCATCGATCTTCAGGATGATATTTTTACCTTAAAGTTCTCTTTCAGCGGCGATTTTGAACGCATTCTTTACCGAATAGGAAATGTGCCCCTGCCGCCGTATATCAAGCGCACTCAGGATGATGGCGACTTTAATGACCGGATATTTTACCAGACTGTATACGCATCTCAAAAAGGCGCCATTGCCGCACCGACCGCAGGGCTCCATTTTTCAACAAAGCTTCTTGAAAAATTAAGCGAAAAAGGCATCGGAATTGTTGCAATTACGTTGCACGTCAGTTATGGAACATTTTTGCCCGTCAGGGTGGCGGATATCCGCGAGCACCGCATGCATTCAGAGAGATACCATATTGCCAAAGAAAGTGCTGACGTGATAAACCGCATGAAGGCAAGCGGAAGCCGGATTGTCGCCGTGGGAACAACCTGTGTGCGCACGCTGGAGTATGCGGCCGATGATAAGGGCCGTGTTGCCTGCGGCAGCGGAAATTGTGATCTTTTTATCCATTCCGGCTACAGGTTTAAGGTCATCGATGTCATGATTACCAACTTCCATTTGCCCCGATCAACGCTTTTAATGCTGGTCTCAGCGTTTGCAGGCCGTGACAGGGTTCTTGAGGCATACAAAGAAGCAATCCAAAAAGGATACAGATTTTACAGTTATGGTGATGCGATGTTAATAGCTTAG